The Streptomyces sp. NBC_00236 DNA window GCGGGCTCGCGCGAACCCAGGTTCGACATCAGCCAGGACAGCGTCAGGCCCGAGTCGATGATGTCCTCGACGATCAGGACGTGCTTGCCCTTGATGTCGGTGTCGAGGTCCTTGAGGATCCGGACGACACCGGAGGACTGGGTGCCCGCGCCGTACGACGAGACGGCCATCCAGTCCATGGTGACGGGGGTGGACAGCGCGCGCGCCAGGTCCGCCATGACCATCACCGCGCCCTTGAGGACTCCGACGAGGAGCAGGTCCTTGCCCGCGTACTCCGCGTCGATCTTCGCGGCCAGCTCGACGAGCTTCGCGTCGATCTCTTCCTTGGTGAGGAGCACCGACTGAAGGTCGGTACCCATGTCCTTCTCGTTCACCCGCGTCTCTTTCTTTGCCTGCCGGGTCCGGGACGGTGCCCGGGCCTGCGCGGCCGCTCGCCTGCATGTCAGCCGCTTGTACGTCAGCTCTGCCGAATCACCAGTCTGCCACCCTGGCGCAGGGCTTCGACGCGGCCGGGGAGGTTGATGGCCTGCTGGCCGCGCCAGCCGGTGATGAGGCGGTCGACTTCCTCGATGTGCCGGGCGAAGAGGGACCCGGCCGGGGAGCCCGCCTCTATGGCCGCGCGGCGCAGGACGCGGCGGCGGACGGCGGGAGGCAGCGCGTGCAGCTTGGCGCACTCCAGCAGGCCCGCGTCGTCGCGTACATCACGTCCGGCCTCGGCGGCCCAGGTGTCCAGGGCGTCGGCGTCGTCGCGGGAGAGCTGCGCCGTACGGGCCAGCGCCTCGACGACTCCTTTGCCCAGCGCCTTCTCCAGGGCGGGCAGGCCCTCGTGGCGCAGCCGGGAGCGCGTGTAGGCGGGGTCGATGTTGTGCGGGTCGTCCCAGACGGGCAGGGACTGGGCCAGACAGGCCGTGCGGGCGGTCTGCCGGTCGAGCTGGAGGAAGGGGCGGCGGTAGCGGCCGGCCGGTCCGGATGCGGCGGCCATGCCGGAGAGGGAGCGGATACCGGAACCGCGGGCGAGGCCGAGCAGCACCGTCTCCGCCTGGTCGTCGCGGGTGTGGCCGAGCAGGACGGCGGCGGCGCCGTGGCGTTCGGCGGCGGCGTCCAGGGCCGCGTAGCGGGCGTCGCGGGCGGCGGCCTCGGGCCCGCCCTCATGGCCGACCCGCACGGCGACGGCCTCGACCGGGTCGAGGTCCATGGCGGTGAGGCGGCCGACGACCTCGGTGGCGCGGGTGTCGGAGCCGTTCTGGAGGCCGTGGTCGACGGTGATGCCACCGGCCCGGACGGCGAGCTTCCGGGCCTCGAAGGCGAGGGCGGAGGCGAGCGCCATGGAATCGGCGCCGCCGGAACACGCGACCAGTACCAGGGGGGTGTCGGTGCGTTCGGGAAGTGCGGGGCGCCGCCTGCCCGCCCCGGCCTCGGCGAGCTCGGGATGCGGGACGCGTGGGGCGTGCCCGGTGCGTTCGGTCTGTTCGGCGAATTCGGTGAGTACGTCGTGGAGTACGCGGCGGACCGCCAGGCGTATCGCCGCGACCGCAGGATGGGGACCCATGTCCGGTGCCCTTCGTGAAGTTCTGGAGAGGTGCCTCCGAGTGGCGGGACCGAGAAAAGTGCCGTCACTCAGAGTGCGTCGATGGTGACAGAGCAAACCCGTTCATCGAGCATTGCACGCCTTCCCATGCCCCTACGGTCCCTCGGATGGGTGATTACCGGCGCGTTGCCCTCGGGTCCCGGGCTTGTGCGCGAGCCGTGATCATGACTCTGCCTTACGGTGCACCCTCGCGATCCAGTCCTCCGGCTTGGCGATCTCCGCCTTGGTCGGGAGGGTGTTGGGCGAGGTCCAGACCCGGTTGAAGCCGTCCATCCCGACCTCGTCGACCACGGCGCGCACGAACCGCTCGCCGTCGCGGTACTGGCGCAGCTTGGCGTCGAGCCCGAGCAGCTTGCGCAGCGCCTGGTCGAGGCGGCTCGCGCCGCGCGCCCTGCGCTGCTGGAACTTCTCCCTGATCTCGCCGACGGAGGACACGACCTCGGGGCCGACGCCGTCCATCACGTAGTCGGCGTGCCCCTCCAGCAGGGACATCACCGCGGTGAGCCGGCCGAGGATCTCGCGCTGGGCGGGTGTCTGGACGATCTCGACGAGGCTGCGGCCGCCGTCCTCGCCCTCCTCGCCCTCGGGCCGCCCGCCGGCCAGCGACTGGGCGGCCTCACGGAGCCGTTCGAGCACCGTCATCGGGTCGACGTCGGTCTCGTCGAGGAATGACTGGATCTCGCCCTGCAGATGGTCGCGGAGCCAGGGCACCGCGGTGAACTGCGTGCGGTGCGTCTCCTCGTGGAGGGCGACCCAGAGGCGGAAGTCGTGCGGGTCCACCTCCAGCTCCCGCTCGACGTGGACGATGTTCGGGGCGACCAGCAGGAGCCGGCCGCCGCCGTCGGCCGAGGCCGGGAGCTCACGGGTGGCGGGGGCGAACGTCTCGTACTGGCCGAGGACCCGGGAGGCCAGGAACGACAGCAGCATCCCCACCTCCACACCGGTCACCTTGGAGCCGACCGCGCCGAGCACGGCACCGCCCGCACCGCCGCCGCGCCGCTCCTCCATCTTGTCCAGGAGGGGGCGCAGCAGTTCCCGGAAGCCCGCGACGTTCGCCTTGATCCAGCCCGCCCGGTCGACGACCAGGACCGGGGTGTCCTCCGGTTCGGTCCCCTCCGGGATCATCCGGGTGAAGGAACGCACGTGCTCCTCCGCCGCCTTGGCATGCCTGCGCAGCTCCGCGACGACCTCGCGGGCCTCCTCGCGGCTGATCTCGGGACCCGGCCGCACAAGCCGGGTCGCTGTCGCGACCGCGAGATTCCAGTCGACCATCCCGGCACCACCGATGCTCGTCATGCGTCAACCGTACGTGCTCGGCCCTTGTTCGGGTGAGGTGTTGACCGGCTCATCGCCGGCCGGCCGCCAGTGCCGTCGCGAGCGCGTCGAGGGCGGACTGGGCCTCGGACGGGGCGGTGGTGCCCGACGCGAGGAAGGCGAAGGCGAGCAGCCGGCCGTGGGGGTCGACGACCGTGCCGGAGAGGCTGTTGACGCCCGTGAGGGTGCCGGTCTTGGCGCGGACCAGGCCGGTGCCGCCGGATTTCGTGGTGTAGCGGTCGCTGAGCGTGCCGCTGAAGCCGGCGACCGGGAGACCGGTGAGGACGGGGCGGAGCTCCGGGTGGTCCTGGTCGGCCGCGCGGGCCAGGAGCCCGGCGAGCAGGGCGGCGGTGACCTTGTCCTTGCGGTTGAGCCCGCTGCCGTCGGCGAAGGCCACGCCCTTCAGCGGCAGACCCAGCTTCTTCAGCTGCGCGGTGACGGCCCGTCGGCCGCCGTTGAAGTCGGCCGGTTCGCCCGTGGCGAGCGCGGTCTGCCGGGCGAGTGCCTCGGCGATGTCGTTGTCGCTGTTGGTCAGCGCGCGCTCGACGAGGGCGGACAGCGGGGCGGACAGGTGCTTGGCGACGGGCCGGGACTTCGCGGCCGCCCGGCCGGGGGCGGCCCCGTCCCCGATGCCGATCCCGGCCTCCTCCAGGAGTTCACCGAAGGCGTCGGCGGCATCGCGGGCCGGGTCCTCGCTGCGCGGCGCGGGGCCGCTGGAGGTGCCGTCGAGCCGGCCCTCGTTCACCATCAGGGCGCTCACCGGCGCGATGTTCTCGTTGGGGCCGATCGGGTGGAGTGCGGGTCCCGAGTAGCCGGAGGTGTCGTACCGCAGCCGCACCGAGCGGACCCCGCCGTCCTTCAGGGCGCGGGCCGTGTCGGCGGCCAGGGAGCGCAGGGCCGCCCGGTCGAGGGTGGGGTCGCCGCCGCCGACCAGCGTCACGGTACGCAGATCGGCGGTGGCCCCGACGGTCGTGGGGATGCGGTGGGCCGGGCCGAGCGCGGTCAGGGCCGCGACCGTGGTGGCGATCTTGACGGTGGAAGCGGGCGTCATGGGGGTGTCGGCCCCCAGCCCGTACAGCCGCTTGCCGGTGGCCGTGTCGATGACGACGGCACTGCGCCGGGTACCGAGCGCCTCGTTCCTCAGCAGCGGGTCCAGTACGGCGCGGAGTCCGGCCGCTGCTCCGTCCGGGGCCGCCGCGGCGTCCGGCGCGGGCTTGTCGGCACCGGTGCCGAGCACCGCCAGCACGGCCGGGGCGCTGGGCGCCGGGGCAGGTCCAGAGGGGGCGGCGGGCTCGTGATGTGCACCACCTGTACGGGTCCGGGCAGCAGCCCAGTCCTGCTCGGCCTTACGCTGACCCGAGTCCCAGGGACCGGCGGCGAAGACGGCGCCGGCTGCGAGCGCCAGGCCCAGGGCAGCGGAGACGGCCGTGAACTGCCGGTTGCTCAGTCCGCCGCGCATGCCCAGACGGTCCGCGAGAGCCGTCCCGGTCTGTGCGGAGAACGGATTGATCGACGTTCTTTTCACCGGCTCGGCCACCGTTGACCAGCCCCTTTCGCGAGCACACAACTCCGTGGGGGACACTTAACCATCAGTCGTATGTGTTGATCATGGAGGAGCCACCCGTGGAGTTCGACGTCGTTATCGAGATCCCGAAGGGTTCGCGGAACAAGTACGAGGTGGACCACGAGACCGGTCGGATCCGCCTGGACCGTCGACTCTTCACCTCGACCAGCTACCCGGCCGACTACGGCTTCGTCGAGAACACCCTCGGCGAGGACGGCGACCCGCTGGACGCGCTGGTCATCCTGGAGGAGCCGACCTTCCCCGGCTGCCTCATCAAGTGCCGCGCGATCGGCATGTTCCGGATGACGGACGAAGCCGGCGGCGACGACAAGCTGCTGTGCGTGCCGGCCTCCGACCCCCGGGTGGAGCACCTGCGCGACATCCACCACGTGTCGGAGTTCGACCGCCTGGAGATCCAGCACTTCTTCGAGGTCTACAAGGACCTGGAGCCCGGCAAGTCCGTCGAGGGCGCCGACTGGGTCGGCCGGGTCGAGGCCGAGGCCGAGATCGAGAACTCGTACAAGCGCCTTGAGGCGCAGGGCGGCGCGCACTGACGTTCCGCTTGCGGTTCTGAGCAGGCTGCCGGGCGGCACACCTTCACGGGTGTGCCGCCCGTTCGCATGACCGCCCATAGGCGTGGCCATACTGGGCAGAAGCGCAGCCGAAGACGCGCAGCCGACGAGGAGCGAGGTCGAGTGGTGGCGGAACCGGGCGGTCCCGATGACCAGAAGCCCCAGTCCGACGAGGCGCGCAGCGCCTTCTCCCAGCCCGCCGGGGTCGAGAGGTCCGTGCCGTCGGCGGACGACGACCATCCGACCTCGGAGTTCTCCCTGCCGTCAGGGCTGGCGCCCGAGCCGCAGGGTCCTGCGGCCGGCCCGGGAACGGGCGCCGCGTCCGGTTCGGACACAATCGGTTCCGCTTTCGCCCCGCCGCGCACCTACGACGCCCGGAACTCGCCGCCCGCCTTCACGCCGGCGCACGGCATCCCGATGATCCGGCTGACCAAGGAGGCCCCTTGGCAGGACCGGATGCGCACGATGCTGCGGATGCCGGTGCACGATCGTCCGGCACCGGAAACGGTCCAGCGGCACGACGACGCCGCGGGGCCCGCGGTGCCGCGCGTGCTCGACCTGACCCTGCGTATCGGGGAGCTGCTGCTCGCCGGCGGTGAGGGGGCCGAGGACGTCGAGGCGGCCATGTTCGCGGTGACCCGCAGCTATGGGCTCGACCGCTGCGAGCCGACCGTCACCTTCACGCTGCTGTCGATCTCGCATCAGCCGTCGCTGGTCGAGGACCCGGTCACGGCGAGCCGGACCGTACGCCGTCGCGGCACCGACTACACCCGGCTGGCCGCGGTCTTCCGGCTCATCGACGACATCACCACCGAAGAGGGCGAGATCTCGCTGGAGGAGGCCTACCGGCGCCTCGCGGAGATCCGCCGCAACCGGCACCCGTACCCCGGCTGGGTGCTCACCATGGCCGCCGGCGGGCTGGCCGGCGCGGCATCGGTGCTGGTCGGCGGCGGTCCGCTGGTGTTCCTGATCGCCGCGCTCGGCGCGATGCTCGGTGACCGGCTGGCCTGGCTGTGTGCCGGACGCGGGCTGCCGGAGTTCTACCAGTTCGTCGTGGCGGCGATGCCGCCCGCCGCGATGGGCGTGGCGCTGACCCTCACCCACTGGTCGGACGTACGGCCGTCGGCGGTGATCACCGGTGGGCTGTTCGCGCTGCTGCCGGGGCGGGCGCTGGTCGCCGGTGTGCAGGACGGCCTGACCGGCTACTACATCACCGCGTCGGCGCGACTGCTGGAGGTCATGTACTTCTTCATCGCGATCGTCGCCGGGGTGCTGCTGGCTCTCTACGGGGGGCTCCAGCTGGGTGCCGAGCTGGACCCGGAGGCGCGGCTCATCTCCCATGACCGGCCGGTGGTGCAGATCCTGGCGTCGATGGTGCTGACGCTGGCCTTCGCGATCCTGCTCCAGCAGGAGCGGTCCACGGTGCTGGCGGTGACCCTCAACGGCGGCGTGGCCTGGGTCATCTACGGGGCGATGGCCCGGACGGGCGGCCTCTCCGCGGTGGCGGCCACCGCCGCCGCCGCCGGTCTCGTCGGGCTGTTCGGGCAGTTGTTCTCGCGCTACCGGTACACCTCGTCGCTGCCGTTCATCACGGCCGCGATCGGCCCGCTGCTGCCCGGCTCGGCCACGTACTTCGGTCTGCTGGGTGTCGCGCAGAACGAGCTGGACCGGGGGCTCGCCTCCCTGTCGACCGCGGTGGCGACGGCGCTGGCCATCGCGATCGGGGTGAATCTGGGAAGCGAGATCTCCCGGCTGTTCATGCGGGTGCCGGGAGCGGTCGGCGGAGCGAACCGCCGCGCGGCCAAGCGGACGCGCGGCTTCTGACGGGAACCCGCGGGCGCGGGCTCGGTGTCAGCGCTTGGCGTGGCGGCCGCCGCGGCGGCCCGCGGCCGTGCTGCCACCGGCGGCCGCGTCCTGGTGCTCGTCCTCGCCCGACGCGGCTTCCTTCTTCGACTTGCTGCGGGCGCGCAGGAACTCGATGCCGATCGGCACGACCGAGATCAGCACGATCAGGACCAGCATCGCCTCGATGTTCTTGTGGACGAACTCGATCTGGCCGAGTCCCGCGCCGAGGAGCGTCACGCCGACGCCCCACAGGATGCCGCCGATGATGTTGAACGTGATGAACGAGCGGTAGTTCATCCGGCTGACACCGGCGATGATCGGCGTGAACGTCCGCACGATGGGCACGAAGCGGGCCAGGATCAGCGACTTCGGCCCGTACTTCTCGAAGAACTCGTGGGCCTTCTCGACGTTCTCCTGCTTGAAGAGGCGGGAGTCCGGGCGGTTGAAGAGCGAGGGGCCGACCTTGCGGCCGAACAGATAGCCCACCTGGTCGCCGATGATCGCCGCCAGGGCGACCAGGACGCAGACCAGCCACAGCGGGGTGTCCAGCTTGTCCGTCGTCACCAGCAGACCGGTGGTGAACAGGAGCGAGTCGCCGGGCAGGAAGAACCCGATCAACAGCCCGGACTCGGCGAAGACGATGACCAGCACACCGATCAGCCCGAACTGCCCGATGAGGTGGTCCGGGTCCAGCCAGCTCGGTCCGAGCGCAAGCGTATTCAAGGGTCCGGGCTCCAGGATGTGGTCGATGGCGGCTGCGTGGCCGCCCAAAGCTATCAACGCCGCAGCCCCCCTCCCGGTTCCACTGGCCCCCGTGGAGATGCACACAGGATGAACCGGGGCAAAACTCGGTCCCAGGAGGTGCCACACCATGGGCATTGAGGATTACGGCGGCGGTCAGACGGCACAGTCCGATGTGCTGGTCGTCACCACCAATGACGTACCAGGCCACCAGGTGACGCAGGTCATCGGTGAGGTCTTCGGGCTGACGGTCAGATCCCGTCACCTCGGCAGCCAGATCGGTGCCGGGCTGAAGTCCATGATCGGCGGCGAGCTGAAGGGGCTGACCAAGACGCTCGTCGAGACCCGCAACCAGGCCATGGAACGGCTGGTGGAACAGGCACGGGCCCGTGGCGCCAACGCGGTGCTGATGATGCGCTTCGACGTGACCGAGGCGGCGGACGTGGGCACGGAGGTCTGTGCGTACGGCACCGCTGCGGTGATCAGCAGAAGCTGAGCGACGTACGGGGGCGGGGCCCCGCCCCCGTACACGCGGCCCCGGCTACTCCCGGCGCTCCGCGTTGGCGTCGATCGCGTCGCGCAGGTGCTCGGCGAGACCCGGCCGCATCGCGTCGTAGAACGCCTTGAACTGCGGATCGGCGACGTACATCTCGCCGAGCCCCCGGTGGATCTCCGTCGTGCAGTCGTAGAACCAGGTCGAGATGTGGAGCCGGTGCTCCTCGGCGAGGTCCATCGCGCGCTCGCCGGTGGCCGGCTCACCGTCCTCCATGAGCGCGTCGTAGCGCTCGCCCCAGGAGGCGACCTCGGCCTTCATCCGCTGCCAGTCCTCCTTGGTGTAGCGGGCGGCGCGGCGCTGCGACTCGGCGTAGGTGTCGCTGCCGCCCCAGCGGCGCTCGGCCTCCTCCGCGTAACTCTCCGGGTCCTTGTCACCGAAGACCTCGAACTTCTCCTCGGGTGTGAGGTTGATGCCCATCTTCCGTGCCTCCATGGCTGTCTCGACGGCCGTGGCCATCCGCTGCAGCTCGGCGATCCGGTGCGACAGCAGCGCGTGCTGGCGGCGCAGATGTTCCTGCGGGTCCGCGTCCGGGTCGTCGAGCAGTGCGGCGATCTCGTCGAGCGGGAAGCCGAGCTCCCGGTAGAACAGGATCTGCTGCAGCCGGTCGAGGTCGGCGTCGTCGTAACGCCGGTGGCCCGCGTGGCTGCGCCCTCCGGGCGAGAGCAGTCCGATGCCGTCGTAGTGGTGCAGCGTCCGCACCGTGACCCCGGCATACCCGGCGACCTGTCCCACGGAGTGCTCCATGGCGCCCCGCTCCTTCCGTGTGGTCGGTACCTGTCCGAGCCTCGGCCCTGACGTGACGTGAGGTGCAAGTCCGAAATCCCGCAGCCTCTGCCCTATTTGATGGGTTATAGGCCTTTTGCGCCGCTATGGTGAGCCGATGGCCACCGATTCCGCCGCCGGCTCCCCCGTCTCCGCCGAACCGGCCCCCGCGCGCCGCCTGCTGCTGCTCATCGTCCCCGCGCTGGCCGTCGGCGTGGTCTCGGCCCTCGTCCTGCTCGGCGTCAGCCTGGTCGCGGAGCAGGTGCAGGACGTCCTGTGGGAGACGCTGCCCGACGCCCTGTCGATCGGCCGGTACTCCTCGCTGTGGATGATCGTGACGCTCACCGCGATCGGCCTGGTGACCGGACTGACCATCCGGACGGTGCCGGGTCACGCCGGACCCGACCCGGCGACCACGGGGCTGGTCGACCCGCCCCTGCCGCCGGCCGTGCTGCCGGGACTCCTGATCGTGACGGTGCTGGCCCTGGCGGGCGGGGTCAGCCTGGGCCCGGAGAACCCGATCACCGCCGCCAACATCGCGCTGGCCTGCTGGGCGGGCCGCCGGTTCGCACCGAGCGCCCCGGCCGAGCTGTGGCTCGCGCTCGCCGCCGCGGGCACCATCGGCGCACTCTTCGGCACCCCGGTGGCCGCCGCGCTCATCCTCTCCGAGACGCTCGCCTCCACGCCCGGCCCGGGCGCGCTCTGGGACCGCCTCTTCGGACCGCTCGCGGCCGGCGCCGCGGGGGCGCTCACCATGACGCTGGCCGCTCACCCCAGCTTCGACCTGTCGCTGCCCGACTACACCGGAGCCCACTGGGGCGACCTGCTCTCCGCCGTCGTGATCGCCTGCGCGGGCGCGCTGCTCGGACTGGCGGCGGTGTACGCGTTCCCGTACGCGCACCGCGCCTTCCGTGCCCTGCGCCACCCGGTCCTGGCCATGACGGCGGGCGGGCTGCTGCTGGGCCTGCTCGGAGCCCTCGGCGGGCACCTCACCCTGTTCAAGGGGCTGGACGAGGTGAAGGTACTGGCCGCCGATCCGGACGGCTGGTCGGCGGGCGGGTTCGGGGGCATGGCGGTGGTGAAGACCGCGGCCCTGCTGGTCGCGGCCGCCTGCGGCTTCCGGGGCGGCCGGATCTTCCCGGCGGTGTTCTGCGGCGTCGCGCTCGGCCTGTGCGCGCACGCCCTGGTCGACGGAGTGCCGGTGGCCCTCGCGGTGACGTGCGGGGTGCTCGGCATCCTGCTCGCCATCACGCGGCAGGGCTGGCTCAGCCTCTTCACCGCTGCGGTACTGGCCTCCGACATGACCCTGCTCCCCCTGCTCTGCGTCGCCACCCTGCCGGCCTGGCTGCTGGTCACCGGGAGGCCGCTGATGCAACTGCGCGCGGACGGTACCCCGCTGCGCTGAGACGGGCGGCGCGGCGCTGCGACACGCCCTGCGGCCGGGCGGGCGTCGTGTCCGTATCGCCGGACACCTCCGCCATCCGTATCGTCAGACTTTGTCCGTATCGCCGGATTCATTCCGTCATGCCGGCGACAGCCGAGAAGGGCAGGTCTGCGATGGCTCTCCACAAGGGCTCCGCACAAGGCACCGAACCGTCCGACGCGCGACGCCGGCTCGCACTCAACCCCTTCTTCGGGGAGGCCGACCCCACCGCCGGGATGGATTCCGCCCCGCCCCGGCACAAGCTGCCGGACGGACCGCTGCCGCCTGCCACCGCCTACGGCCTCGTCCACGACGAGCTGATGCTCGACGGCAACTCACGGCTCAACCTCGCCACCTTCGTCACCACCTGGATGGAACCCCAGGCCGGTGTGCTGATGAGCGAGTGCCGCGACAAGAACATGATCGACAAGGACGAGTACCCGCGCACCGCCGAACTGGAACGGCGCTGCGTGGCGATGCTCGCCGACCTCTGGAACGCCCCCGACCCCGCCACGGCCGTCGGCTGTTCCACGACCGGGTCCAGCGAGGCCTGCATGCTGGCCGCCATGGCGCTCAAACGCCGCTGGGCGGCCAGGAACGCCGACCGCTATCCGGCGACCGCCCGGCCCAACCTGGTCATGGGCGTCAACGTGCAGGTCTGCTGGGACAAGTTCTGCACGTTCTGGGAGGTCGAGCCGCGCCTCGTCCCGATGGAGGGCGACCGCTACCACCTCGACCCGCAGGCCGCCGCCGACCTCTGCGACGAGAACACCATCGGGGTCGTCGGCGTCCTCGGCTCCACCTTCGACGGCAGCTACGAACCCATCGCCGAACTCTGCGCCGCCCTGGACGCCCTCCAGGAGCGCACCGGCCTCGACATCCCCGTCCACGTCGACGGGGCGTCCGGCGCGATGGTGGCGCCGTTCCTGGACGAGGACCTGGTGTGGGACTTCCGCCTCCCCCGGGTCTCCTCGATCAACACCTCCGGGCACAAGTACGGCCTGGTCTACCCGGGCGTCGGCTGGGCCCTGTGGCGCTCGCCCGCCGAACTGCCCGAGGAACTCGTCTTCCGGGTCAACTACCTCGGCGGCGACATGCCCACCTTCGCGCTGAACTTCTCCCGGCCGGGCGCCCAGGTCGTGGCGCAGTACTACACCTTCCTGCGGCTGGGCCGGGAGGGCTACCGGGCCGTGCAGCAGGCGTCGCGGGACGTGGCGACGGGACTGGCGGAGAAGTTCGAGGAGCTCGGCGACTTCCGGCTGCTCACCCGGGGCGACCAACTGCCCGTCTTCGCCGTGACGACCAAGCCCGAGGTGACGGCGTACGACGTCTTCGACGTGTCGCGCCGGCTCCGTGAACGCGGCTGGCTGGTGCCCGCGTACACCTTCCCGGCCAACCGCGAGGACCTCTCCGTGCTCCGGATCGTGTGCCGCAACGGGTTCTCGTCCGACCTGGCGGAGCTGCTGCTGGAGGACCTGCGGCTGCTGCTGCCGGAGCTGCGCAGCCAGGACCACCCGCTGAGCGCCGAGCACGGCCCGGCGACGTCGTTCCACCACTGAGCGGCTCGCCGAGAGGCTGTCGGCACGCTCCGGCCCCCGCCCGTGAACGCCGGGCGGGGGCCGGAGCCGTACGCCACCGAGTCAGCGGCTGAGCCGCGCGAACCGCCGTACCGCCAGCGGGAAGAACACCGCCAGCAGCGCCAGCGGCCACACGACCGCCAGCAGCCCGGCATGGTCCGCGGCCCAGGAGCCCCCGCCCCCGCCCGGGTTGCCGAACAGATCGCGCACCGCCGTGGCCGTCGCCGACATCGGGTTCCACTCGACGACCGCGCCCAGCCATCCCGGCATCGACTCCGGCACCGCGAAGACGTTGGACAGGAAACCGACCGGCCAGACCAGGATCTGCACCGCCTGCACCATCTCCGGCCGCCCCGCCACCAGCGCCAGCAGGATGCCGAGCCACAGCATCGCGAACCGCAGCAGCAGGAGCAGCCCCAGGGCCCCCAGCGCCGCGAGCGGCCCGTGGTGCCAGCGCCAGCCGATCGCGTACCCCACACCGGTCATGACGGCCAGCGCGGCCACCGACTGGAGCATGTCCGCGACGGCCCGCCCGACCAGCACCGCGCCGGATGCCATCGGCATCGAGCGGAACCGGTCGACGACGCCCTTGTTGAGGTCCTGGGTGACCGCGAGCATCGTCGACTCCAGGCCGAAGGCCATGGTGAGGGCGAGCATGCCGGGCACCAGGTACTCGGTGGTGTCGCCGTCGACCCCCCGGCCGCCGCCGACCAGGTAGTTGAACATCAGCAGCAGCATCACGGGGAAGACCAGCCCCACGACGACCTGCACCGGCTGCCGCGCCCAGTGCGCCAGTTCGCGCCGGGTCATGGTCCAGGAATCGACTGCCGCCCAGCCGGCCGTACTCATACCGCCACCTCCACGTCGTCCTGCCTGCCGCCCGTCAGGGACAGGAACACCTCGTCCAGCGTCGGCCGGCGCACCGCGATGTCCTCCGCCTCGATACCCGCCTCCTCCAGGGCCCGTAGGGTCCGCGAGAGCGTCGCCATCCGGTCCCCCGCGGGTGCGCCGACCATCCGCCGGTCCTGGTCGGTCACCGTTCCGCCCTCGATCAGGGCGGCCGCCCGTTCCAGGTGCGCGCCGTCGCGGACGACGACGTCGATCCGGTCGCCGCCCACCCGCGCCTTCAGTTCGTCGGCCGTTCCCTCGGCGGCGACGCGCCCGCCGTCGATCAACGAGATCCGGTCCGCGAGCCGGTCCGCCTCCTCCAGGTACTGCGTGGTCAGCAGTACGGACGTGCCGCCGCCCACCAGGGCCCGCACCGCCGCCCACACCTCGGCACGGCCGCGCGGGTCGAGACCGGTCGTCGGCTCGTCGAGGAAGAGCACCTCCGGATCCGTGATCAGCGAGGCGGCCAGGTCGAGCCGCCGCCGCATGCCGCCGCTGTACTCCGCGACCGCCTTGCGGCCGGTGTCCGCGAGGCCGAACCGTTCCAGCAGTTCGTCCGCCCGGGCTCCCGCCCGGCGTGCGCCCAGGTGGTACAGCCGCCCGAACATCTCCAGGTTCTGCCGGCCGCCGAGCTGTTCGTCCACCGCCGCGTTCTGGCCGAGCAGCCCGATCCGGCGCCGGACCTCGCCCGGCCGCTGCCGCACGTCGTACCCCGCCACCTCGACCCGGCCCTCGTCGTACCGCAGCAGCGTCGACAGGATGCGGACCGCCGTGGTCTTCCCCGCTCCGTTGGGGCCGAGCACCGCGTGCACGGTGGAGCGGGCGACCGTGAGGTCGAGGCCGGCCAGCGC harbors:
- a CDS encoding ATP-binding cassette domain-containing protein codes for the protein MSDDAIVVEGVHKRYGTKRALAGLDLTVARSTVHAVLGPNGAGKTTAVRILSTLLRYDEGRVEVAGYDVRQRPGEVRRRIGLLGQNAAVDEQLGGRQNLEMFGRLYHLGARRAGARADELLERFGLADTGRKAVAEYSGGMRRRLDLAASLITDPEVLFLDEPTTGLDPRGRAEVWAAVRALVGGGTSVLLTTQYLEEADRLADRISLIDGGRVAAEGTADELKARVGGDRIDVVVRDGAHLERAAALIEGGTVTDQDRRMVGAPAGDRMATLSRTLRALEEAGIEAEDIAVRRPTLDEVFLSLTGGRQDDVEVAV
- a CDS encoding ABC transporter permease, translating into MSTAGWAAVDSWTMTRRELAHWARQPVQVVVGLVFPVMLLLMFNYLVGGGRGVDGDTTEYLVPGMLALTMAFGLESTMLAVTQDLNKGVVDRFRSMPMASGAVLVGRAVADMLQSVAALAVMTGVGYAIGWRWHHGPLAALGALGLLLLLRFAMLWLGILLALVAGRPEMVQAVQILVWPVGFLSNVFAVPESMPGWLGAVVEWNPMSATATAVRDLFGNPGGGGGSWAADHAGLLAVVWPLALLAVFFPLAVRRFARLSR